A stretch of the Panicum virgatum strain AP13 chromosome 9N, P.virgatum_v5, whole genome shotgun sequence genome encodes the following:
- the LOC120687559 gene encoding uncharacterized protein LOC120687559 — MKLRVAAVASLLALAAAASAAGAVTFDATNTASDTPGGARFDQAVGVDYAEQVLSDASAFVWSTFNQPSPADRRPVDAVTLVVEDIGGVAFTGGSGIHLSAQYVGGYSGDVKTEVTGVLYHEVVHVWQWGLQDYGAHPGIFEGIADFVRLKAGDAPAHWRQPGQGDRWDQGYDVTARFLDYCDSLQPGFVAQLNAKLKDGYSEDYFLQILGKNVQQLWQDYKAKYGG, encoded by the exons ATGAAGCTTCGCGTCGCCGCGGTCGCTTCCCTCCTGGCCCTGGCCGCGGCCgcgtcggcggccggcgccgtcaCGTTCGACGCGACGAACACGGCGTCGGACACCCCCGGCGGCGCACGGTTCGACCAGGCCGTCGGCGTCGACTACGCCGAGCAGGTCCTCTCCGACGCGTCCGCCTTCGTCTGGAGCACCTTCAACCAGCCCAGCCCCGCCGACCGCAGGCCGGTGGACGCTGTCACCCTCGTCGTCGAGGACATCGGCGGCGTGGCCTtcaccggcggcagcggcatccACCTCAGCGCCCAGTACGTCGGCGGCTACTCCGGCGACGTCAAGACCGAG GTGACCGGAGTGCTGTACCACGAGGTGGTGCACGTCTGGCAATGGGGTCTGCAGGACTACGGGGCGCACCCGGGGATCTTCGAGGGCATCGCCGACTTCGTGCGGCTCAAGGCGGGGGACGCGCCGGCGCACTGGAGGCAGCCGGGGCAGGGCGACCGGTGGGATCAGGGCTACGACGTCACGGCGAGGTTCCTGGACTACTGCGACTCGCTGCAGCCGGGCTTCGTGGCGCAGCTCAACGCCAAGCTCAAGGACGGCTACAGCGAAGACTACTTCCTGCAGATCCTGGGCAAGAACGTGCAGCAGCTGTGGCAGGACTACAAGGCAAAGTACGGGGGCTGA